A window of Zingiber officinale cultivar Zhangliang chromosome 5A, Zo_v1.1, whole genome shotgun sequence contains these coding sequences:
- the LOC121982332 gene encoding sulfate transporter 3.1-like: protein MGMAEHPGAVFPSSAAVPSPEFPRRVPVPPQRPFAEALGDNLKETFFPDDPLRQFRNARGWRRRTVASLAYLFPVLNWAPSYDLSLFRSDLVAGITIASLAIPQGISYAKLANLPPVMGLYSSFVPPLVYAMMGSSKDLAVGTVAVASLLIASMLGKEVSPAQDPTLYTHLAFTATFFAGVFQASLGLLRLGFIVDFLSHATIVGFMGGAATVVCLQQLKAMLGLPHFTTATDLVSVLHSVFSQTHQWRWESIVLGSCFLFFLLLTRCLSKKGPKFFWISAAAPLLSVILGSLLVYLTHAENHGVQVIGYLKKGINPPSLSGLVFTGPHTAVALKTGIVTGIIALAEGTAVGRSFAMFKNYHIDGNKEMVAFGAMNVVGSLTSCYLTTGPFSRSAVNYNAGCQTAVSNVVMAAAVMVTLLFLTPLFHYTPLVILSAIIVAAMVGLINYEEAIHLWQVDKVDFCVCMAAYFGVVFGSVEIGLVLAVVISLLRVLLFVARPRTTSLGNLPNSSTYRRMDQYSMAQGVPGVLILRVDAPMYFANASYLRERISRWINEEEEKLKCNGETSLHYVILDLGAVGSIDIGGIELLEELKKNLERRELQLVLGNPGSEVMRKLEKAKLLQSIGQQWIFLTVAEAVAACNFMLHECKPSSNNIAANITSTAAADQQGLHNDSIV, encoded by the exons ATGGGAATGGCAGAGCACCCCGGCGCCGTCTTCCCCTCTTCCGCCGCCGTACCCTCGCCGGAGTTCCCTCGGCGAGTGCCGGTTCCCCCACAGCGCCCATTCGCAGAGGCGCTGGGAGATAACTTGAAGGAGACGTTCTTCCCCGACGACCCCCTGCGGCAGTTCCGGAACGCGCGCGGGTGGCGCCGCCGCACGGTGGCCAGCCTCGCCTACCTGTTCCCGGTCCTCAACTGGGCTCCCAGCTATGACCTCTCCCTCTTCAGGTCCGACCTCGTCGCCGGGATCACCATCGCCAGCCTCGCCATCCCGCAGGGCATCAGCTACGCCAAGCTCGCCAATCTGCCGCCGGTGATGGGCCTAT ATTCGAGCTTTGTGCCGCCGCTGGTGTACGCGATGATGGGGAGCTCGAAGGACCTGGCGGTGGGGACGGTGGCGGTGGCGTCACTGCTCATCGCCTCGATGCTCGGGAAGGAGGTTTCTCCGGCACAGGATCCGACGCTGTACACGCACTTGGCCTTCACCGCCACCTTCTTCGCCGGCGTCTTCCAAGCCTCCCTCGGCCTCTTAAG gTTAGGGTTCATAGTGGACTTCCTCTCCCATGCAACCATTGTAGGGTTCATGGGCGGAGCTGCCACAGTGGTGTGCCTTCAGCAGCTCAAGGCCATGCTTGGCCTCCCACACTTCACCACAGCCACTGACCTCGTCTCTGTCTTGCACTCTGTCTTCTCCCAAACCCACCAG TGGCGGTGGGAAAGTATTGTTCTCGGCAgctgcttcctcttcttcctcctcctcacacGTTGTCTT AGCAAAAAGGGGCCAAAATTCTTTTGGATATCAGCGGCGGCGCCATTGCTTTCAGTAATCCTTGGAAGCCTTCTCGTGTATCTCACTCATGCAGAAAACCATGGCGTACAAGTT ATTGGGTATCTGAAGAAGGGCATAAATCCACCTTCACTGAGCGGTTTAGTGTTCACGGGGCCACATACGGCTGTTGCTCTGAAGACAGGCATCGTCACTGGCATCATCGCCCTCGCG GAAGGGACGGCCGTCGGAAGGAGTTTCGCCATGTTCAAGAACTATCACATCGACGGCAACAAAGAGATGGTCGCGTTCGGGGCGATGAACGTCGTTGGATCTCTGACCTCGTGCTATCTAACGACCGGGCCGTTCTCAAGGTCGGCGGTGAACTACAATGCCGGCTGTCAAACTGCGGTGTCAAACGTGGTGATGGCGGCGGCAGTGATGGTCACTTTGCTCTTCTTGACGCCCTTGTTTCATTACACTCCTTTGGTCATCCTCTCCGCCATCATCGTCGCCGCCATGGTCGGCCTCATCAACTACGAGGAAGCCATTCACCTGTGGCAGGTGGACAAGGTCGACTTCTGCGTCTGCATGGCCGCTTACTTTGGCGTCGTCTTTGGGAGCGTTGAGATCGGATTAGTCCTTGCA GTTGTGATTTCCCTTCTTAGGGTTCTCTTATTCGTCGCGAGGCCAAGGACGACATCGCTAGGCAACCTTCCTAACTCATCGACCTATCGACGCATGGATCAATACTCCATGGCTCAAGGTGTGCCTGGTGTGCTCATACTTCGAGTGGATGCTCCAATGTACTTTGCTAATGCAAGCTACTTGAGAGAAAG GATATCAAGGTGGATCaatgaagaagaggagaagctaaAATGTAATGGAGAGACAAGCTTACACTATGTGATATTAGACTTGGGTG CTGTTGGAAGTATTGACATAGGTGGAATTGAGCTGCTGGAGGAACTGAAgaagaacttggaaagaagagaGCTTCAG CTGGTGCTTGGAAACCCTGGAAGTGAGGTGATGAGGAAGCTGGAGAAGGCCAAACTGCTGCAAAGTATTGGGCAGCAATGGATCTTCCTCACTGTGGCTGAGGCTGTTGCTGCATGCAATTTTATGCTGCATGAATGCAAACCCTCTTCTAATAACATTGCTGCAAACATTACTTCTACTGCCGCTGCTGATCAACAAGGATTGCATAATGACAGTATTGTATGA